A window of Oryza glaberrima chromosome 2, OglaRS2, whole genome shotgun sequence genomic DNA:
TCTCTGTATCCCAAAATCTAGCAGGACCCCTCACCATTGCAAAGCGAGCTTGTAGAACACCAAATGCTCTTTCAACATTCTTTCTCACTCcttcttgaacttttgcatAATGTATTCTCTTGTTACCTTGTGGATTGGAAATGGTCTTCACAAAAGTGGCCCAAGAAGGGTATATGCCATCAGCAAGATAGTAACCCATAGTGTATTTCTTTCCATTCACCATAAACTCCAGCTCAGAAGCTGTCCCTGATGTAAGCCTTTGAAAGAGTGGTGATCTCTGTAGTACATTGATATCATTAAGAGAACCTGATAGTCCAAAGAAGGAATGCCAAATCCATAAATCTTTAGATGCAACAGCTTCAAGAATCATGGTTGGCCCATCCACATGCCCTGAGTATTGTCCTTTCCAACCTGTTGGGCAATTCTTCCACCTCCAATGCATATAGTCAATACAACCTAGCATCCCTGGGAACCCCCTTGGAGTGTTTATAGCCATCAACCTTGCAGTGTCCTCAGCAGTTGGTGCCCTCAAGTATTGATCAGCAAACACATCTACCACAACCTTGACAAAGTGCTTGAAAGCTTCTATCATGGTGCTCTCTGAAATTCTCACGACTTCATCAAGACTATCGGCTGGAATATCATATGCAAGCATGCGAATTGCACCATACACCTTCTGCAATGCAGTAGCACCGAGAAGACCCACTGCATTCGGTCTCTGCCTAAAGTAGTCATCATGAGCCTCCACACTAGCCACGATGCGCAAGAAGAGCTCCCTTGACATTCTGAACCTCCTCCTAAATAATTTTGCATTATATACAGGAGGATCTGCAAAATAATCAGCCACTATGCGCAAATTGCCAGCAAACCTGTCCCTATAAATTATCTCACGACCTGGGACCGAACCACGACGCTTTCTTTTGGTCCTCTTATGCTCTATGTCCGTAAGAAGAGCAGCTGCAATGTAGTAGTCATCATCGTCAGACAACTCCTCTTGATCCCACCATTCGGTAATgagatcgtcgtcgtcgtcgtcatcaccgtAGAAGTCCATGTAAAAAACACTGCCATCACAAGATCATAAAATTAATAAGAAAATTTAGAGCATATGCACACGTATCCAACTACACATATACAATATGCAACATTCAATCTATAAAAAgcagtgcatatatatatatatatatggttataATCGATCCATTGCAACAATTGTACAGTGCTACACAATGCAGTGCTACTATAAGTACAGTGATATATACTAGTTGAGAATTTAGATTGTCCTGGCCGACAGTCCACTACAAttcttcaaaaaaatattaaaaacaaatcAGTCTCCACCAGAACCATCTATCACCACGTCCACAGGTAGTCAAGAACGAGTTTATTCAGAAAAATTGACTGGTACTCTACTATTCATATCTCCTCTACTACTCAACCACCACACCACATGACCAACTTCAAGTTTTTTCCAGAAAAATCAATGGGGCAGCGGCGGTGTACATGCTCCGGCCAGTGAAATCTGAAAATACGATCGGGCAGAGGCCAGCGTGGGGGCAGACACCATGCAAGTGGGTGATGTGCGCGCGGGCAGTCTCGGAGGGCACGCGACGGCCGGCGTATAGCAAGGCGGATGGCGGGAGGTCGGTGACCGCGCGTGCGcatggaccgccgccgccggccttgtGGACGACGGGCAAACAAATGTATAGAAAAGTCTTACCTTTTGGGACAGGCTTGGCAGAGATGCTGGGAGTTCGTCGGTGGTCGCCGGAGAAGATCCCTCGTCGCAGCCGTGCGGGAATAACACGAAAAAGCGCGAAGCAAAATTGTTATCCGCGCCAAAAAAAGAACGATGGGGGCCGTGCTCGGAGCCCCCAGGACTGAGGCCTTGGGGGGAGGATTTGAGGGCCTTCTCATCTTGGGGGCCGTAGTAGGGTGCCTGCTGGATCTAGTTTTTTTATCTTAACTCTCAGAAATTGAATAGGGGCTGAATTTAAGGTCCttgctggagatgctctaatgGCATTTTCAGTGCTCTATGTTACATTCGACGTACTCGTGGTGATAAATAACatgatacatgtttttttttcatcaaaataaattaaaaagagTAGATAAATGTAAGAAGCTGTCTAATTGCGCGTAACATAACCACGTCACACATACAAATTATACTTACGAAGAGACAATCAAAATAGTGTAGGATCGATCAAGGCGATtgtacatcacaaaatcatatatACAATTTAATAATACGAGAAGATAGAGTGGGTGAAAAAAATCATTGTTTAGCCCCATTATGTAGAAATGCCACCTGTGTATATAGTTGTTATTGTTAGGTGTGGATTCCTACATATTTTTAAGTGTTTAATTAACCCCGTTTGCATCCTACATGCAAATGGGCCAATTTGACACTGTGCAGCAACCCTACTACTACAGGATTTTAGATCTGCTTATAGCTGGggttttattattatatattaaaatgttGTTCCAGAGCAATTTTCCACGTACCTAGCAAACTAGCTAATATGAAATGCGCTGAAGGATTCTCGAGAAAAAGGGTAATTCGCAGTAGGAATCAACGGTAAGACATGTGGAATGCTAATTAACAACAAACACCATGGAAAATTTGAAAGAAATTAAGAAAGTTCTATGTGCACATATATCTTCTTTTTGTAATTATAATAACTAATAGATTTTTCAATGAAATTTTGCATATATTTGAGAAATATTATTTACATTGATATACAAATCCTGGGCAGTATTGCTCAGGCAAAATTTGTTACAAGACACTTAAAGTTTATGGTATTTGATATTAGACACCCAAAGAACGTGTATCTTCTCGTGGATACTGcaaaaaagtggtaattagcaGCTGGACATCCGcctcattattttattattttcggtggaaacggagagagaaacgtttgttaaagacaagtttgcccatggacccacttgtcaatccctcttatctctttctctgttcatcttcttcctcctgtgGCTTCGGATGGGGCAGTGGCGAAGTGGGCGCCGccactgcagcagcagctagaGCATGGGGCAGCGCGCTGCCGCTAGGAGTCCTCCCCGGGGCTCCGCTTCGGATGAGGCAGCAACGAAGTGGGCGCTGCCGCCGTTGGCCAAATCCTGGCGCGGTACGCGTGCCCCGTCCGCCATTTCCGCCACTGGTTGATCGACATGGATGGctcattttttcattttttttttcccttttgagaTCCCCTCTTCTGTCTTTCCTCTCCGTCCTTGACCTCGCAAAGAGCAGTTGTGCGAGCGAAATCAGGGGCATACAGCATACCTGCTCCCCTTGGGGCCCTTCCTACTCTGCTCGCACTCGCCAAGGGGTAGCGAATCAGCGCCGTTTTCCGGCTCGCACACGGCTTGGCTTggcattgctgctgctgcaggccAACGGGGATATCTGCTACATGGGGCTAGCATGTACCTGGATGCCATCGTGCTGCCCTTGCCAGATGGAGCCGTTGGTCTGCTGTGGCAGTgtgagaggaaaagaaagaaagaagaagagaagcaggaagaagaacagtttccaggggtattttggtactTTTAacgctctttctctctctccgttttcaccgaaaataataaaataatgaggCGGGTGTccaacagctaattaccacATTCTTACAGTGTCTATGAGAAGATACACATTCTTtgggtgtctcacagcaaatGCCACAAactttgagtgtcctgtagcaaattttaccaatTGCTTATGTGTAAACacatttatatttgtatatatataccatatagCTATATTGATCAATCTTCAGCATAATAATTTGAATCACACATCTCCATGTTTTAATGATGTATATCGATCTTTCTCTTTTATCCAACTAACGTGGTAACTCCTAGATATTTTGCTACGTTCTAATAATATAACATATACTCATTCTCTCCTAGTCCTAGTAATTAAGGGTATTTTAGTTTCAACACTATCTTAAAGACTACTTCCTCTTacttcacaatgtaagtcattctagcatttcccacattcatattgatgttaatgaatctagatagatatatatgtctcgattcattaacattaatatgaatgtgggaaatgctagaatgacttacatcgtgaaacggagggagtatatctaaTTTTGACTGTTAATTATGCTACCAAGCCTCGATCTCCCTCTGTTTCCACATAATCTCCCATGACTAAAACAAAAGATgaaggaaaaagtgcaccggAGGTCCCTGTACTTGTCACCGAGATAcgaaaacgtcctcgaaccgcaaaaccagatatacggggtcccttaactatacaaaaccggtcatcCGAGgttcttcggtggttttgaccccggttttggtctacgtggcggctgagccagcgtgggccccacatgtcagcatgccacatcatcactccctctctctctttccccttctctccctttctcctctctctctcttcactttTCTCCTGCAAGCCGGCCGGCGGATGGGGAGGAGATCGTCGGTGCGacgagttggcggcggcggctgcgacacGGGAGCAGGCCACCGCGCCGGGTCAGATTCTTGCACCGGCCAAGGCTGCGGTGGCGGGGGACGTGGAGAGTAGGACGGCACGGTTCGAGGAGATGCTGCACATGCCATTAGAGGAGCGGGACCGCgtccagcggcggcgcggttcGAGGAGATATTGGTCGCCACGCGCGCCGTGCTCAAGGacccgccgcctccgtctccgacaggccgacgccgacgccagcctccccgcgcctcctcgccgcggcgccggcctccCGCAAGCGCTGTGCTCAAGGACCCGCCGCGACGAGGTCacatcctcctctctcccctccctcttcctccagATCCGCTCGACGCTGTTGACGAGCGTGACAAGCGGCGGATCGGGCAACATCTCGGCGAGCTCGTCACGGGTGGCAACACGCGCCAAGGGTCCGTGTCGGCCTCATCGGTGACGCGCGCGACTGATTCGTCGAGGTAGGCCACCCCATTCTAGACTCGTGCctctgtcggcggcggcgacgaggttggGGAAACTACGAGTCTTCATCTTTGCCGCCTCCACCGAGATCTCCGGCGTCTCTGTGCGCGAGCATGGTGAGGGCTAAGACCGGCAACGGCCAACCTCCTactcccgacggcggcggcggcacctcaTGCACGCACCATGACTGGCGAGTGGGCCTAGACATTTGCAACGTCAGCGAAAAAAAtgtggagagaagagaggaagagagatggtgttgacgtggcatgctgacatgtggggcccacgtgggtcccacactgactcaaccgccacatagaccaaaaccagggtcaaaaccaccgaaggacctcgggtgaccggtttcttatagttaagggaccccttatatctggttttgtagttcaATGACGTTTTCGTATCTCGgtgacaagttcagggacctcCGGTGCACTTTTTCCAAAGATGAATCCCAAGGTAAACTAATGGTTCTTAATTTTTTGTATTGTGACGAAGATTTGAACCACTTTTTCCGTATGGTGGGTCCTATTAACCTGGAATGACAGTGATTTCAAGGAATATTTGAATCGCATTTTCTTTGATCAAGTGACAGGTCTTGTTAATCTATGGTGAAAGCGATGTTAAGGAAGAGTTTGAGCACCTTTTCTTGATCAAGAGATGATataataatgataataatatatataggacTATACTAATTTAGGGTACGGTGTGATGTGCCATATAGATTTCAAGCAACGATTTAGCACCTTTTGTCTATGCTTCGATCGATCTGTCGCGCATAAACACCGActtaattttttacattttactAACGCTCTAATATATAGTGCTAAATTACCTGAAAATCAAAGACTCGATCGAACTGCTATCTTGTAAGTACTAGCAACATGTGTACCCCCTAGCTTTGGTAGTACTCCTATATTAATAAGTAGATTGTGGGCATAACACACGCATGTCTGTCGCTGTTGGTGACGTGCTAATTGTCGGATACTGTAGCTACACGGATATTGATACGCCAACGCACCGTAGTACCGTACGTCACGTGGTCAAAACCACACCCAACGCATACAACGTAGTACAATACGCCGCGTGGATGCAGCGCGCGACCGAGCAATAGGCCGGGACGCGTCGTGATCTCGTGTGCGCCTGTGTGGCCATTCGAATTGGAAGTCGTCGAGGAAGGCATCTGTGGCAGGTATGGGCGAGGAGCCAAAGACCGTGACAAATGCACCGACCTGCATGCGCATGCCGATGAtacgcgcgcgcgtgcggcggcggcgctggcggcggagtACGTGATCTCGGCTGATCGCTCGGGTTAATtgggtggccggcgcggcgtTCCTTCGTACCAAAGCAAATCGATTCCCACCGCAACTTTGGCTCGGGCGCTGCACATACAGCATGTTACGGGCTACGTGGCTCGCTCAAGTATATATTACGTGTACGTGTATTTGCGGATAATGTCGCATGCACCTGGTTAGCTAGCTAGTTGGATATTTTTACACGTACGTGTAATTTGTAAATGTAGTTCATAGTATATATTCTATCTCTGCTTTTTCTTCTTAGTCACCATTGACTATTGCACGTAGTaacgtaattaattaacttctTTTATGTTTCACAGGGAGATATATACTATACTTactttctagtgtaaaatttaataACTTCAAATACTAAGCACCTCgaaacactggtggagaaaccatctttactcccggttgggaacTCCCTTTAGTCttggtttttcaaccgggagtaaggattcgggactaaagatggtagacatctttagtcccggttggtaaggagatctttagtcctggttgatgttaccaaccgggactaaagagacaatAGCGGCAGTATCAGAtggtccctttttcttttttctttttttcctttttattttctcccgaatcaagtaggcaaatccccaaatcaaactaacatcccaaattcacatcaccaaatccacatcacaaatcataaagttacttatacacacaaatcaaatacatcacaatatcctaagaaattactcaaatatatcacagatccaaacaatgaatcacaaatttgtaaCTTCTCAGTCAAATACGTCTCAGTGAAtcatgacaatttttttttaaaaaaaaagaatgccgctgctgccgccggtcGCCACGACTGCCGGGCGCGGCCCCATCGCCCACCGCCAGGCGCGGACCCCCCGGCCttcgccccgccgcccgccgccctccgccgggcgccgccccgccgcccgccacagctgccgccgccggccggcccaccagatgggaaggggaggaggggggaggaggaagggaaggagttggagaagaggggatgaggaagagagttagagaggatagatctgaggagagggggtgagattcgatctgtctaagttgtaactgtggaggagaggataagtgatagggattatatactacgtgttttattttagtcccggttggtattatcaaccgggactaaattaaaatgatttttagtcccggttggtactaccaaccgtgactaaagtggtgatctttagtcccggttattaacaccgactgggactaaagattctcaGCCCccaatttttataaccgggactaaaaacaatctttagtcctggttctttttggatccgggactattgtggattttgccggaccgaccaaagatggtttctccaccagtgaaataCTTTCTCAAGAACCATAAACTATCCCTATCTAAGTCACCAAAATGTCAAGGCATATAAACAAAAGAATTTTCCAGCAGATGGAACCCTACCAAGAATAAAGACGAGGGAAGGCTTTTGACCCTAGCTAGGATGGAGCACATATCTAACCTGACACTCCTAAGTATAATATTGTACTAttatgtgtataaacttttttttattaataaattcATTAGCACAACATTGATAGGTGCGAGATCCAgtcacgacgacgacggtgggaGCTAGATCCGGTCACAGCGACGATGGTGCCCGTTGCTCCCCTCCTAAGAGCTCTCAAGGCGGCTGGATCCGGCGGTCCACTTCACGCCCAGATCTAGTGGCCGAGCATAAAGAGGCGAAGGAGGATCACGACATGAGGATGAGGTGAGGAGCACAATGTGACAACAACAATGACACGACCTCCTCCTCATTTCTCTCGAGCTCGAAGATATCGTTGTTGTCTTCCCTTATCTCTTCCCTCCgctgacgacgaggaggcggctgggagcagcgccaccgccgccgatgagGAGGCGGTTGGGAGCGGCTCCATCCCCTTCCCGGCTTAATGCCGTTGCCAGCCCTGCGACGACCAGATCCACGCCGCTGCCACTATtggggagctagggttttgatttttttctggttttttatttttatgtacaGGTGCGCcacccacatgcaaaaatagtGACTTTTGCAGACACCTGGGTGCATGCGAACCGTCCAGCCACCtacgaaaatcggatttgaccgtatggaaaaatgtttttttactaGTGTGGTCCACTTCATTTAACATAACTCAACCTAGGTCAACCGTGTTTGCAAGCTCAAGGGTGAAAATGTCACTTACATTTATACGCTGTAAGCCTACAACATTTTCGTATCCGCTAGGTAGTCTACCCAAAAAGGGGTAGAAATTTAGTGCACGTGTGTTTCCatcactcctttttttttccctaaaagcTCTCATCTCAAAGCTTTCGTATGGatatttatccaaaaaaaaaatctggaaaTTTTCATTAGAAAGATCGATTTTCATCATAGAACTCTTATACGAAAAGTTTCCTATTAATTCGTGACTGCCTGAAATGTACAGAATGTACAAAATATGTACAGGTTGATCCGTATAGGTACAATTATCAAAATGACCAGTGGCAATATACTTGATCAGTAGCATAGTTttcaaaaagaaacaaaaaagaccaGTGGCATAGCTTCGTAGTATGAATCTGATGACTCTCGTTGATCGCCTAACGGAACTTAAACCATATCATTAAGGTTTATATTTGGGATTTGGGCACCAACCCCAGGTGCATGCATGTGCTGTTCATTCCAACAGAAGCAGGAGAAACTTTGTCAAAGCCCCGGTCTGAAATTAACACCGCGCCGATATCGCGAAGCGTATAGGGAGATACTAGTTCTGATGATCAACTGCGCGCGGCCACGCAGAGGTTCGGGGAAGCAGCCAGATACATGACGCAGAAAGCGAAGAAAAGCTATGGCCGATGAGAGGCCCACTTGGCAGGCCACCGGAAATCCACCAATCACTGGGCCCGGCCGTACGTATCTCTTGTTCTCCTCGCGTCAGCGACCAACGGGAATTACCACCAATCACACACTCGCTAATTGTGTAGGAGGCTAATCAGAATTTAGAACCCCACGAAATTAAAAACTGAACTACTGGGGGCCATGAGTACTAGTCTGGCAATCGAGGCGGAAGACAGCGACGGCGCCACCCCCGCGTTTGCTCCCGCGAAGATAAGACGAAGAAGCAGAGGATTCAGCCAGGCTAATTAAGCAAACCGGTAGTAAGTGGTTTTTATGCTGCTATAGCTTAGCTTAGGTAGGTGGCGCCACTTAGCTTCACCACTTGTGCGGCTTTGCTCCCCAGGCACCAGCTCATCGCAAGCCAAGCATacgcatccatccatccatctcccCGCTCAAATTAcgcgtctcctcctccccggccgcgcgcctcctcgtctgcagctaagctagctagcacgGCCCTCTGCTCGTCCACCTCGAGAGATCTTTTCACCATGGCGGACCTCCCGCTTCTCGCCCGCTTCTTCACCGCCCCTTATATAGCCCCCATCCCCCTCGTGCATTCCATGACACCTACTAGCTTAGCCATCTGCTggcctcgatctcctcttcccttccctatctatactctctctatctcccTCTTGTTGCATAATCATATCGACTTCTTGCAAGCTAGGTTCGATTGTGTTGAGACGCAtactagcttaattagcagCTGGCCGGCAGATATTCTCTTGGTACAGCAGCCATAGCTAGGGGGGAGTAGGTGCACTGTAGCTTAATTTGGCGGATATAGGTCATCCCAAGGTGTATATATGTCGATGGGTGTGCCCTAATGGTACATGGCTGACCTGACCGAGCATCCGTCGCCGACTGCTCCTCCTCAAGTGCAAACAGCTGGcctgccggcggcggcttctccggGTCCTGCCTCGCCTCATTCACCGTCGGAGCAAGGGGACAAGACGGCGCCCGGGGCAGCCACGGcgtcgacgatgacgacggcgagctcgggcgaGCCGTCGCCACGGTCCTCGGGGAAGCACGCCTTCTACCGGGGCATCCGGTGCAGGAGCGGCAAATGGGTCTCGGAGATCCGCGAGCCGCGCAAGGCGCGCCGCATATGGCTCGGGACGTACCCGACCGCCGAGATGGCCGCCGCGGCCTACGAcgtggccgcgcgcgcgctccgcgGGGCCGACGCGGTGCTCAATTTCCcgggcgccaccgcctcccgcccTGTCCCGGCGTCCGCATCCCCGGCCGACAtacgcgccgcggcggccgcagcagccgcggccgccgcgcaccTTGAGCGGCCGTACGGCCCCACCGGCACTGCCTAtcctgccaccgccgcagcggagcaccaccagcagcagcagcagcaacagtacGGCAGTGGCAGTccggccgccgacgacgtctCAGGCTACCcgccgatggagggagggatTGGCAATGACGATTTCATGGACGAAGAAGCCATCTTCGAGCTGCCTCAGCTGCTGCGCAACATGGCGGCTGGCATGATGATGAGCCCGCCGAGGCTGAGCCCCACCACCTCCGACGTGTCGCCGGAGCCGTCGGAGGCCGGCGAGAGCCTGTGGAGCTACCGTGATCCCTAGCAGCTTGCTCCGATtgcatccatcgatcgatcgacgaccGATCGCCGTGTCTTGGTGAGCTGGGCGGTAATTAATAAAATCTAAGTACGTACTACTATagcatctagctagctagcggctcgaattaatcatatgcatggcaagataaggagagagagaggtagggtACACTTAACACACATCGACATGGACCCAAGAGGCCGGTGCGCCGCAGCGTCCTCCATCTGGTAATATATAGTATGTGTGTTGTGTATTACTCCTATATATGTGCTAGCTATCAGTAGACCAGTACCCAGTCGTCATGCAGTTACACATAGCTTCGATTTtgtgtgctagctagctagctaagtacctttgcaattttcttttcttttattactTTTGGCAgttcatttttcctttcaattGTGATTCGGTGTGATTAAGCAAAGTCCACTTGCTGATTCACTTGAATTATTGCTCGTTTTAGAATAAGAGCATGCAAGCACGTGTTTTTTTCTAAGTGACAAGTGGATCTCATGTCAGTGAGACTTTTGCggactatatatatgtacagggGTGCCATCACTGTAACTGTAAACCAGATAAAATATTTAGTGGTGGATAAGCAAAGAGGtgcagacatgcatgcatggctacaCTTAAGCCTTTTCTCGATGTTGTACTGTATTACCTTTTGTTGTAGCTTATATATAGGAATATGCAGGTTGGGGAAGTTGGCCGTTGAACAGATCCAGAGCAAGCAGTTTGGTGAGCATTCTTTAAGTTATACTGTGTTATTGTTTCAGACAATATATGTTTGCCATTCTTCAATAGTAATACGAAGATTTGATGCCCATGGAACTATGTGAGAGTAGAGtctatccttaaaaaaaactacgtgAGACTAGAGTTATAAACATGGAGTAGCAAATTCTCAAACGAAATGGCTATGGGGTCTATTCGATTCAGCTGGACTGTGGTTGTACAGCCACAGCGCTGCAGCCCTCCTAGTATAAATTGTTTACTGAGTCTTTGTTACGCGAAAAACAGTCTTGTAGATGCAGCGTTGCAGCTGTCACAGCGAGCTATTCTGAACGCACTCATGATTTAATGGGTACGATCCATTTCCAACTCAACTAATACACAGACATAACTGTTGTTTTCCTAGATCCACATGGAGAGAAGCTGAGCACAAGGATTGGTGAATGAGACGCGGTCGAATGCTAATCGTAcgacatgtatatatatgtatggtagGACTCATTCTCAAATATCACCATGTATTAGGTAGTTTGTAAATTATCGATATTCCGTTAGCTAGATTTATTTTAATTGTCTAAAAGCTagattttcttaaaataatCACATAGTGTTACATTTAAGTATTTTATAAATATGTGATAGGAATTATAGAGTTGGGTTAATCACAGTTACATATGCTTCAGGTTGCTtctcaaatactccctccttcctcttTTGATTAgtttgaaaaatgaa
This region includes:
- the LOC127762629 gene encoding uncharacterized protein LOC127762629, with amino-acid sequence MASRYMLAPCSRYPRWPAAAAMPSQAVCEPENGADSLPLGECEQSRKGPKGSSVFYMDFYGDDDDDDDLITEWWDQEELSDDDDYYIAAALLTDIEHKRTKRKRRDPPVYNAKLFRRRFRMSRELFLRIVASVEAHDDYFRQRPNAVGLLGATALQKVYGAIRMLAYDIPADSLDEVVRISESTMIEAFKHFVKVVVDVFADQYLRAPTAEDTARLMAINTPRGFPGMLGCIDYMHWRWKNCPTGWKGQYSGHVDGPTMILEAVASKDLWIWHSFFGLSGSLNDINVLQRSPLFQRLTSGTASELEFMVNGKKYTMGYYLADGIYPSWATFVKTISNPQGNKRIHYAKVQEGVRKNVERAFGVLQARFAMVRGPARFWDTETLWYIMTACVIMHNMIIDNERDEDVDYDYDQEDSEVLRKEEYQRRNKPVLEKFLKIHKEIEDH
- the LOC127761477 gene encoding ethylene-responsive transcription factor ERF027-like — translated: MADLTEHPSPTAPPQVQTAGLPAAASPGPASPHSPSEQGDKTAPGAATASTMTTASSGEPSPRSSGKHAFYRGIRCRSGKWVSEIREPRKARRIWLGTYPTAEMAAAAYDVAARALRGADAVLNFPGATASRPVPASASPADIRAAAAAAAAAAAHLERPYGPTGTAYPATAAAEHHQQQQQQQYGSGSPAADDVSGYPPMEGGIGNDDFMDEEAIFELPQLLRNMAAGMMMSPPRLSPTTSDVSPEPSEAGESLWSYRDP